The genomic window CCGACGATCCTCGACCAAAGTCGCTCTCTCCACCCGCCCCGCTCTCGGTCAATGTCGGCGTCCACGCATCCTGAAGGATGTGCAGAACGGCCGATAACGGCGACACGGGAGGAAATGGATCATGGCAACCGACGCACCCCTTGCGTCCGGAGGAGAGGAGCACACCGTCGATCGCAGCGATCGCCTGGTCATCCTCGCCTCATCGGTCGGCACCGTCATCGAGTGGTACGACTTCTATCTTTACGGCTCTCTGGCGGCGATCATCACCGTCCAGTTCTTCTCGGGCGTCAACGAAACCACCGGCTACATCTTCGCACTGATGGCCTTCGCCGCCGGCTTTGCGGTGAGGCCCTTCGGCGCCATCGTCTTCGGGCGGCTGGGCGACCTTTGGGGACGCAAGAACACCTTCCTCGTCACCATGCTGCTGATGGGTCTGTCGACCTTCGTCGTCGGCCTGTTGCCGCCCTATGCGGTCATCGGCATCGCCGCGCCCATCATTCTGGTGCTGATGCGCCTGATCCAGGGCTTGGCCTTGGGTGGTGAATACGGTGGCGCCGCCACCTACGTCGCCGAGCACGCCCCGCAGGGCAAGCGCGGCTACTATACCTCCTTCATCCAGATCACGGCGACCGCCGGACTGGTGCTCAGCCTGCTGGTCATCCTGAGCGTCCGCTATACGGTCGGCGAGGAAGCCTTCGCCGCATGGGGCTGGCGCATTCCGTTCCTGGTCTCGATCCTGCTGTTGGGCGTGTCCCTGTGGATCCGCCTGAAGCTGGCCGAAAGCCCGTCGTTCAAGCGGATGAAGGCCGAGGGCAAGGGCTCCAAGACCCCGCTGAAGGACAGCTTCGGCAAGTGGCCCAACCTGAAGCTGGTGCTGATCGCCCTGCTGGGCCTCACCGCCGGCCAGGCCGTCATCTGGTACACCGGCCAGTTCTACGCCCTGTTCTTCCTGGAACGGGTCATGAAGGTCGACGCCACCCTGGTCTATGTGCTGCTGACCATCGCGCTTCTGGCCGCT from Brevundimonas fontaquae includes these protein-coding regions:
- a CDS encoding MFS transporter; amino-acid sequence: MATDAPLASGGEEHTVDRSDRLVILASSVGTVIEWYDFYLYGSLAAIITVQFFSGVNETTGYIFALMAFAAGFAVRPFGAIVFGRLGDLWGRKNTFLVTMLLMGLSTFVVGLLPPYAVIGIAAPIILVLMRLIQGLALGGEYGGAATYVAEHAPQGKRGYYTSFIQITATAGLVLSLLVILSVRYTVGEEAFAAWGWRIPFLVSILLLGVSLWIRLKLAESPSFKRMKAEGKGSKTPLKDSFGKWPNLKLVLIALLGLTAGQAVIWYTGQFYALFFLERVMKVDATLVYVLLTIALLAASPFFIFWGWLSDKVGRKPIILAGCLIAALTYFPLFNALTQAANPKLAAAAASAPVTVYADPADCNLQFDPVGKTVFNHSCDVAKSYLAKAGVTYTNVAAPAGTVAEVRIGDQAVIPSFRGDAMAPADFAAQKKTWDKSLGEALTAAGYPAKADSALVNKPMVVLILFILGFYVTMVYGPIAAALVEMFPTNIRYTSMSLPYHIGNGWFGGFLPTTAFAIVAATGNIYSGLWYPIVVALGTVVLGFLLVKEGKDVDLNA